The Vitis vinifera cultivar Pinot Noir 40024 chromosome 8, ASM3070453v1 genome segment CCTCCTGTTAGATTATTAGAGCCAAGATTTCATGGAAAAGCGTCTCTTCTCTTCTCACACAATGAAAGGAGCTTCTCACTCAACACCTCGCACTCCATTCTATGAGTTCCTTCCACCTGAAGACAAAATATTACAAGAAACTATTAGCATGTTAACTAAATGGTCAAATTCAGTAATAAAATCAATACATGGATAAAATTTACAAACATTTGTTTAAGGTAAGTAGTATGTGCAAGTGGCTTTTCTTAATAAGGTATATGAAACCATTTTACTAAGCACAATCTAGGAATGCAGTCATTCACAACTATCTTTCATAATTCCCAAACTTATCATAACTCTTGAATTATACCAAGTGTAAGGTAGCTATACATTCTTCGTCCTCTAAAATTTGTCTCTTTTTCGTAGCTGCCATAGtgattaaaacaaattaatttgtGGCTCTGTCTGATAGGTACCAATGtactattttagtttatttttttcgtTTGGTCATTGGTTGtgcaatattaaaatataagattaaAAGGTGAGACAGAAAAACTAAATATGGAAAGGAAAAGTACCTGAAGATGTAAATTGTAGAAGACCCTCCCTCCAAAGGACTCAAAAGATGATGCATTGATTACTAGAAGCCCATCCTCCTCCAAATTTAGCAGAACCTCTGATAATGGACTCTCATGGACCTTAAATGTGGATATCTGAACCACAATTTCCCTGTCACTGAGCCTGTTTGCTGAAACAGCAGATAAAGAGCTTGCAAGTGTGGCCTTTCTTTGCTTCTCTTGGTGAATTATATCTCCTTGCCTAGAAATCTTTGATAAAAGCTCTTCCTTCTTTTGTATCAGTCTCTCCACTTGCTTTTGTAGTTCTGGTATGTATTTCAGCACCCGTGAAACTGTGGAAGGAATGCTTAATTTCTTCTGCAAAACACCACAATATTGTGAAAACTATGTCTAAAAGGTATATAAAACTCATTCAAATAGGAAGTATATTAATCAGGGATGTCTGTAACCAATGTTTGAGAAAGAGTGACTTTGAAGCttctaattaattaaagaatcagATGAGTTTTATGTTTAAAACCATTGCAGTGTAGTCTAAATACCCATACAAACATTTGATCTGcaaaaaattttgtaaaatttttaattagaagtCCTTCCTTGAAATAACTCCTCACATTCAGCCCATATAAAATGCAAAATCTTTGCTTCTCAAAGAAAGCCAGCAGTAACTTAAAGCTATTTCAGTAATTTCTAGAAAAAGCAGGTCTCACTGTCTTGTTGGGAGAAGCATGGAATAGGATATTTGGAAAATTACAAGCATAAGGACATTTCACCCTTTACAATACTTTATCTTAATGAAGCATCAAAGATAAGAACTCAAACAATCTAGTTGCTGTTAGAAGTCATTACTAGTTGTTTTCCTTGACACTCCTAATTAAACCAAAAAGATAGTTTAGTTAGTACCGCTTGATCTGCTGCTGGAAGGAGTGAACGCAGAGAGGAGTATAAGCTGTTGATCTTCTTACGACGATCCCGCTCACTTGCGTTGTGGTTAAGTTTCTTAACCATCGTGGGATTGCCACTAACTGCTGCAGATGGTGTGGAATAATTGAGTTCAGCTTGTGGCTCAGATGAGGGCAAGTGAAGAAATGATTCTGAAGCTTCTGTTTCTTGATAGATGTAGTTCTGTTCATGGCTTATGGGATCCTCCCAGGGCCAACCAAAGGTTGAA includes the following:
- the LOC100262373 gene encoding transcription factor ORG2, with amino-acid sequence MLAFSPPLFSTFGWPWEDPISHEQNYIYQETEASESFLHLPSSEPQAELNYSTPSAAVSGNPTMVKKLNHNASERDRRKKINSLYSSLRSLLPAADQAKKLSIPSTVSRVLKYIPELQKQVERLIQKKEELLSKISRQGDIIHQEKQRKATLASSLSAVSANRLSDREIVVQISTFKVHESPLSEVLLNLEEDGLLVINASSFESFGGRVFYNLHLQVEGTHRMECEVLSEKLLSLCEKRRDAFP